In Lysobacter luteus, a single window of DNA contains:
- the lpxA gene encoding acyl-ACP--UDP-N-acetylglucosamine O-acyltransferase: MSQAVVHPSAVVEPGARLGTGVRVGAFSYIGTEVEIGDGTVVGPHCSIHGPTRIGRDNRILGHAALGGDPQDKKYGGERVELAIGDRNTIREFVTINRGTGAGGGCTRIGDDNWLLAYTHVAHDCVVGNHCVFSNNATLAGHVEIGDHVILSGFVGIHQFCRIGAHAFIGMGAFVNGDVPPFVMVAQEGYGRPRGINSEGLKRRGFDADRISAIKRAYRALYVAGGSLDEARVKLADMAGESPDIRALLDFIDAGERPLLR; this comes from the coding sequence ATGAGCCAGGCCGTCGTCCATCCGAGCGCCGTCGTCGAGCCGGGTGCCCGGCTGGGAACCGGCGTGCGCGTGGGTGCCTTCAGCTACATCGGCACCGAAGTGGAGATCGGCGACGGCACGGTGGTGGGGCCGCACTGCAGCATCCACGGCCCGACCCGCATCGGACGCGACAACCGCATCCTCGGCCACGCCGCGCTCGGCGGCGACCCGCAGGACAAGAAGTACGGCGGCGAGCGGGTCGAACTGGCCATCGGCGACCGCAACACCATCCGCGAGTTCGTCACGATCAACCGTGGTACCGGTGCCGGCGGTGGCTGCACCCGCATCGGCGACGACAACTGGTTGTTGGCCTACACCCACGTCGCCCATGACTGCGTTGTCGGCAACCATTGCGTGTTCTCCAACAACGCCACGCTGGCCGGCCACGTCGAGATCGGGGACCACGTGATCCTCAGCGGCTTCGTCGGCATCCACCAGTTCTGCCGCATCGGCGCGCACGCCTTCATCGGCATGGGCGCGTTCGTCAACGGCGACGTGCCGCCGTTCGTAATGGTCGCGCAGGAAGGCTACGGCCGGCCGCGCGGGATCAACAGCGAAGGCCTCAAGCGCCGCGGGTTCGACGCCGACCGCATCAGCGCCATCAAGCGCGCCTACCGCGCGCTCTACGTCGCGGGTGGCTCGCTCGACGAGGCCCGGGTGAAGCTGGCCGACATGGCGGGCGAAAGCCCGGACATCCGCGCCCTGCTCGATTTCATCGACGCTGGCGAGCGCCCGCTGTTGCGCTGA
- the lpxB gene encoding lipid-A-disaccharide synthase translates to MRIALVAGEASGDLLGAGLVEQLRRRWPNAHFVGIGGDAMRAAGTETWFDASELAVMGLSEVLRHLPRLLLLRRELRQRLLDWQPDVFIGIDAPDFNLGVERWLKQRRGTNGLPRTVHYVSPSVWAWREKRAEKIGLSADRVLCLFPMEPPIYQRHGVDARFVGHPLADAMPLEPDRAAAREELRLDPARPLLAVLPGSRVGEIERLAGDFLAAAARVLAAEPALQVVAPMANRHARDAFERVLANHPDAATLQPALRVIDGNARTLMIASDVILLASGTATLEAMLAKRPMVVGYRVAGLTYRMVKGLGMLKVDHYALPNVLAGEPLVPELMQHDCTPDRLAEAVLRWLRDPVAVARLVPRFLALHQALRQNASVQAANAVIQLLETGPDAPATQPETDEAAHGHG, encoded by the coding sequence ATGCGCATCGCGCTGGTCGCGGGCGAAGCCTCCGGCGACCTGCTGGGCGCCGGGCTGGTCGAGCAGCTGCGACGCCGCTGGCCGAACGCGCACTTCGTCGGCATTGGCGGCGACGCGATGCGGGCCGCCGGTACCGAGACCTGGTTCGACGCCTCCGAACTGGCCGTGATGGGCCTGTCGGAAGTCCTGCGGCACCTGCCCCGCCTGCTGCTGCTGCGCCGCGAGTTGCGCCAGCGCCTGCTGGACTGGCAACCCGACGTGTTCATCGGCATCGACGCACCGGACTTCAACCTCGGCGTCGAGCGCTGGTTGAAGCAGCGCCGCGGCACCAACGGCCTGCCACGCACGGTCCACTACGTCAGCCCGTCGGTCTGGGCCTGGCGGGAGAAGCGTGCGGAAAAGATCGGCCTCAGCGCGGACCGGGTGCTGTGCCTGTTCCCGATGGAGCCACCGATCTACCAGCGCCATGGCGTCGACGCGCGTTTCGTGGGCCACCCGCTGGCGGATGCGATGCCGCTCGAGCCCGACCGTGCGGCTGCCCGCGAAGAACTCCGCCTCGATCCCGCGCGCCCGCTGCTGGCGGTGCTGCCGGGTTCGCGGGTCGGCGAGATCGAGCGGCTGGCCGGCGACTTCCTCGCGGCCGCCGCGCGCGTGCTGGCGGCCGAGCCGGCGTTGCAGGTGGTGGCGCCGATGGCCAACCGCCACGCGCGCGACGCGTTCGAGCGCGTGCTGGCCAACCACCCCGACGCCGCCACGCTGCAACCGGCGTTGCGCGTAATCGACGGAAACGCGCGCACGCTGATGATCGCCAGCGACGTGATCCTGCTCGCCTCGGGTACCGCCACGCTGGAGGCCATGCTGGCCAAGCGGCCGATGGTGGTGGGGTACCGCGTAGCCGGCCTGACCTACCGGATGGTCAAGGGCCTGGGGATGTTGAAGGTCGACCACTACGCGCTGCCCAACGTGCTCGCCGGTGAGCCCCTGGTGCCCGAACTGATGCAGCACGACTGCACGCCCGACCGGCTCGCCGAGGCCGTGCTGCGCTGGCTCCGCGACCCGGTCGCCGTCGCCCGGCTGGTGCCGCGCTTCCTCGCACTGCACCAGGCCCTGCGCCAGAACGCCTCGGTGCAGGCGGCGAACGCGGTCATCCAGCTGCTCGAAACCGGGCCCGATGCACCGGCGACGCAGCCTGAAACGGATGAAGCGGCGCATGGGCACGGCTGA
- the rnhB gene encoding ribonuclease HII, producing MGTADQLGLELAVAHGARRIAGVDEAGRGPLAGPVVVAAVVLGPGRTPVNGLADSKQLCANRREALYARIIDKAVAWHVVRVEVEEIDRINIYQATMLGMRLAVEGVRHAAELARIDGNALPRGLPCPAEAWIGGDARDRAIMAASILAKVTRDRAMVALHQQFPQYGFAEHKGYSTPAHLAALATHGPCPHHRRSFAPVRAALGEAAGVPVAVEAFGEPALLSG from the coding sequence ATGGGCACGGCTGACCAGCTCGGCCTGGAGCTGGCGGTCGCCCATGGCGCCCGGCGCATCGCCGGCGTCGACGAGGCCGGCCGCGGCCCACTGGCCGGGCCGGTGGTGGTTGCCGCGGTCGTGCTGGGCCCGGGCCGCACGCCGGTCAATGGGCTGGCCGACTCCAAGCAGCTGTGCGCCAATCGCCGAGAGGCGCTGTACGCCCGCATCATCGACAAGGCGGTCGCCTGGCACGTGGTGCGGGTGGAGGTCGAGGAGATCGACCGGATCAACATCTATCAGGCCACCATGCTCGGCATGCGCCTCGCGGTGGAGGGCGTGCGCCACGCGGCCGAGCTGGCGCGCATCGACGGCAACGCCCTGCCCCGGGGCCTGCCGTGTCCGGCCGAGGCGTGGATCGGCGGCGACGCCCGCGACCGCGCGATCATGGCCGCGTCCATCCTCGCCAAGGTGACGCGGGACCGGGCGATGGTTGCCCTGCACCAGCAGTTCCCGCAGTACGGGTTCGCCGAGCACAAGGGCTACTCGACCCCGGCCCACCTGGCTGCGCTGGCCACGCACGGCCCCTGCCCGCACCACCGGCGCAGCTTCGCGCCGGTACGCGCGGCGCTGGGCGAAGCGGCCGGAGTTCCGGTCGCGGTCGAGGCGTTCGGCGAACCCGCCCTGCTCAGCGGATGA
- a CDS encoding winged helix-turn-helix domain-containing protein encodes MEPSGLRGERQAGGERYRFDGVLVDAVAHTLSRDGASLPVEPKAFAVLLALLRHRGELVPRDELLDHVWGHRHVTPGVLTRAIAQLRAALGDNAHEPRYIQTVHALGYRFVGALEADAKEEPAETGSGASTRLDEPASTPPPLPGSPIDPPIEAPPVHAALANAPLVAGPPVAPAVRRWRVRHTWMAAAAVLAIALATSLWWNRNAGPALPGDASVAVLPFASLSGNDEDRYFAQGLAVEMHDALAGVPGVKVAAIDSADAARRRHPSLQALGRSIGVATVLDASVRRDGERVRINARLVDTRSGFTLWSDSFDREPDDVFAVQGEIAGEVTRALLGVLPRDGEGLRERLAPTRELGAYEAYLHGQQRLREAQDDAALQDALGYFRRALMIDRGFSRARAGVCRVEIKRFEATRDTPAFERARSACEAASKMAPGLREVSLALGEMHRVRGDNALAIEHYTRALDDLSLRPAAWVGLAATHSAQGEDAMARAYYARALEMRPGDAGIHRELGVHQYSTGDIDGAIASFTNATGLLPDDATLWASLGGLYLARGDADRAAEGFNRSLAIAPSYGALSNLGTLRYGQGLYGEAAMLYQRAARLDPSDFRIWGNIGDALVAGDAPDRAAAAAKAYARAAGMAAEYLAVKPGDAQAAALLGWYRANLGQRDPALADVAHAEALGTEQAEVALINAQTLALVGDVDGARGRMQLAREAGIPDERIESAPVLRALGTGKDVSLDDGRGGAL; translated from the coding sequence ATGGAACCGAGCGGGCTCCGGGGGGAGCGCCAGGCCGGCGGCGAGCGCTACCGTTTCGACGGGGTGCTGGTCGACGCGGTCGCGCACACCCTGAGCCGCGACGGGGCGTCGCTTCCGGTCGAGCCAAAGGCATTCGCGGTGCTGCTGGCATTGCTCCGCCACCGAGGCGAGCTGGTCCCCCGTGACGAACTGCTCGACCACGTCTGGGGCCACCGTCACGTCACTCCCGGGGTGCTGACCCGGGCCATCGCACAACTGCGGGCCGCGCTCGGCGATAACGCGCACGAGCCGCGTTACATCCAGACGGTCCACGCGCTGGGCTACCGGTTTGTGGGTGCGCTGGAGGCGGATGCAAAGGAAGAACCGGCGGAGACGGGTAGCGGCGCGTCGACGCGGTTGGACGAGCCGGCCAGCACGCCGCCGCCCCTCCCGGGTTCACCGATCGACCCGCCGATCGAAGCACCGCCCGTCCATGCAGCGCTCGCCAATGCGCCGCTCGTGGCCGGTCCTCCCGTCGCGCCCGCCGTGCGGCGCTGGCGCGTGCGCCACACCTGGATGGCGGCCGCCGCGGTGCTGGCGATCGCGTTGGCGACGAGCCTGTGGTGGAACCGGAACGCGGGGCCGGCACTGCCCGGCGACGCATCGGTGGCGGTGCTGCCCTTCGCCAGCCTCAGCGGTAACGACGAGGACCGCTATTTCGCCCAAGGCCTCGCGGTCGAGATGCACGACGCCTTGGCCGGGGTTCCCGGCGTAAAGGTGGCCGCCATCGACAGCGCCGATGCCGCCCGCCGTCGCCACCCGAGCCTGCAGGCGCTGGGGCGGTCAATTGGCGTAGCCACGGTGCTCGATGCCAGTGTGCGGCGCGACGGCGAGCGCGTGCGTATCAATGCCCGCCTGGTCGATACCCGCAGCGGTTTCACGCTGTGGAGCGACAGCTTCGACCGCGAGCCCGACGACGTCTTTGCGGTGCAGGGCGAGATTGCCGGCGAGGTGACGCGGGCGTTGCTCGGCGTGCTGCCGCGCGACGGCGAGGGCCTGCGCGAGCGGCTGGCGCCGACGCGGGAGCTGGGCGCGTATGAGGCCTACCTGCACGGCCAGCAGCGCCTGCGCGAGGCCCAGGACGACGCGGCGTTGCAGGACGCGCTGGGGTATTTCCGGCGCGCGCTGATGATCGACCGCGGGTTCTCGCGGGCCCGGGCCGGCGTGTGCCGGGTCGAGATCAAGCGGTTCGAGGCGACCCGCGACACCCCGGCATTCGAGCGCGCCCGCAGCGCCTGCGAGGCGGCGTCGAAGATGGCGCCGGGCCTGCGCGAGGTGAGCCTCGCGCTCGGCGAGATGCACCGCGTGCGCGGCGACAACGCACTGGCGATCGAGCACTACACCCGCGCGCTCGACGACCTGTCGCTTCGGCCGGCCGCCTGGGTCGGGCTGGCCGCCACCCACTCGGCGCAGGGCGAGGACGCCATGGCACGCGCTTACTACGCCCGCGCGCTGGAGATGCGGCCCGGCGATGCGGGCATCCACCGCGAGCTGGGCGTCCACCAGTATTCGACCGGTGACATCGACGGCGCGATCGCCTCGTTCACCAACGCCACTGGCCTGCTGCCCGATGACGCCACCCTGTGGGCATCGCTGGGTGGCCTGTACCTGGCCCGCGGCGATGCCGATCGCGCGGCCGAGGGATTCAACCGCTCACTCGCCATCGCCCCCAGCTACGGTGCGCTGAGCAACCTGGGCACGCTGCGCTACGGACAGGGGCTCTACGGCGAAGCGGCCATGCTGTACCAGCGGGCAGCGCGACTGGACCCGAGTGACTTCCGGATCTGGGGGAACATCGGCGATGCACTGGTTGCCGGCGACGCCCCTGACCGCGCCGCAGCGGCCGCCAAGGCCTACGCGCGCGCCGCGGGGATGGCGGCGGAGTACCTGGCGGTCAAGCCCGGCGACGCCCAGGCCGCCGCGCTGCTGGGCTGGTATCGGGCCAACCTGGGTCAGCGCGATCCGGCGCTGGCCGATGTCGCCCATGCCGAGGCGCTGGGCACCGAACAGGCCGAGGTGGCGTTGATCAACGCACAGACGCTGGCGTTGGTGGGCGACGTGGACGGCGCGCGCGGGCGGATGCAACTGGCGCGGGAGGCCGGCATTCCCGACGAACGCATCGAGTCGGCGCCGGTACTGCGGGCGCTGGGCACCGGAAAGGACGTTTCTCTGGACGACGGGCGCGGGGGCGCGTTGTAA
- a CDS encoding YkvA family protein: MNAMLAHTSVLPAVLPTTARAPRQPGLARRHSIGGFNPGPYALDRFNVLLERLGREQGPIDCDQLATAARELCGCSTTLAAAAIGVRMRRAAVVDTMIADRNWQAANDALLVGAAVIDYVRGNDDLIPDAIPRVGRLDDAIVVDSAWPRLSDEVAAYADYRRLRRIEAALRGCDAHAFAFDRSDWREARQAEAALTAHRARVRDSAYLPAPSALFRIH, from the coding sequence ATGAACGCCATGCTTGCCCACACCAGCGTCCTGCCAGCCGTCCTGCCCACCACTGCCCGCGCGCCACGGCAACCCGGCCTGGCCCGACGCCACAGCATCGGAGGCTTCAACCCGGGTCCCTATGCGCTTGACCGCTTCAACGTCCTGCTGGAGCGGCTCGGGCGTGAACAGGGCCCGATCGATTGTGACCAGTTGGCCACCGCCGCGCGTGAATTGTGCGGATGCAGCACCACCCTGGCCGCCGCGGCAATCGGCGTGCGGATGCGGCGCGCGGCCGTGGTCGACACGATGATCGCCGACCGGAACTGGCAGGCCGCCAACGACGCCCTGCTGGTCGGCGCCGCGGTGATCGACTACGTGCGCGGAAACGACGACCTGATCCCCGACGCGATTCCGCGGGTCGGGCGCCTGGACGACGCCATCGTGGTCGACAGCGCCTGGCCGCGGTTGTCCGACGAGGTGGCCGCCTACGCCGACTACCGACGGCTGCGTCGCATCGAGGCCGCGCTGCGTGGTTGCGACGCGCATGCGTTCGCATTCGACCGTAGCGACTGGCGCGAGGCGCGGCAGGCGGAAGCGGCGCTGACCGCGCACCGCGCCCGGGTTCGTGACAGCGCCTATCTGCCTGCCCCGTCGGCACTGTTCCGCATTCACTGA
- a CDS encoding YkvA family protein, protein MNAVLAQPAPLPQALSRRSDSARRRHRIGHHALDPGVLRHFNELIARIDLQRAPLDRDQLASAARELIDDPAQGFAPACIHQRMRRAAAIDRMRADPEWDVDAAVASVGTLVIDYLRGPMALIPNALPVVGRLDDAILVDAAWASIADEVRDYLDYCRLRHVEATLRGEARTHFGFTREHWLDARRAELEWIAHCDRVGRSSYLTANPSARFRVS, encoded by the coding sequence ATGAACGCCGTCCTCGCCCAACCCGCCCCCCTGCCGCAGGCGCTTTCCCGGCGCAGCGACAGCGCCCGTCGCCGCCACCGCATCGGCCACCACGCGCTCGACCCCGGCGTGCTGCGTCACTTCAACGAGCTGATTGCCCGGATCGACCTGCAACGCGCCCCGCTGGACCGCGACCAGCTCGCCAGCGCCGCCCGCGAGCTTATCGACGACCCGGCCCAGGGCTTCGCGCCCGCGTGCATCCACCAGCGCATGCGCCGCGCCGCCGCCATCGATCGCATGCGCGCCGACCCCGAGTGGGACGTCGACGCGGCCGTTGCCTCCGTCGGCACGCTGGTAATCGACTACCTGCGTGGCCCGATGGCGCTGATCCCCAACGCGCTGCCGGTGGTCGGTCGGCTGGACGACGCGATCCTGGTGGACGCGGCCTGGGCCAGCATCGCCGACGAGGTCCGCGACTACCTCGACTACTGCCGCCTGCGCCACGTCGAAGCCACCCTGCGCGGCGAAGCCCGCACCCACTTCGGCTTCACCCGCGAGCACTGGCTGGACGCCCGCCGCGCCGAACTGGAATGGATCGCCCATTGCGACCGCGTCGGCCGCAGCAGCTACCTCACCGCCAACCCCAGCGCCAGGTTCCGCGTGAGCTGA
- the dnaE gene encoding DNA polymerase III subunit alpha — protein MSASPFVHLHLHSEFSLADSTIRVGELVKRCVELEQPAVALTDLNNLFAAVKFYRKAEGAGIKPILGADIGLADGNETPSRLTLLCRDHEGYLTLSRLLSRMWMEGHRMDGVAMRPEWLREDNAGLFALAGRQSLAGRLAMGHRPELAEAWIADWQGEFGDRLHLELTRTGREGEQVFNDLALHLSGKRGLPVVASNDARFLHADGFEAHEARVCISTGRVLDDPKRPKEYSPEQYLRSSEEMARLFADVPDAIDNAVALATRCNVEMQLGTYYLPAFPVPDDHTIESWLRSQSREGLAQRLEKAPLAEGRTRQDYEERLETELDVIIKMGFPGYFLIVADFINWGKEQGIPVGPGRGSGAGSLVAWALGITDLDPLPYDLLFERFLNPERVSMPDFDIDFCMDRRDEVIDYVARKYGRDRVSQIITYGTMAAKAVVRDAGRVLGHPYGFVDGIAKLIPNTLGISLDDALGESEASHKNPMLASTDLIERYQREDEVRDLLDLARSLEDLTRNAGKHAGGVVIAPSPLHDFCPLFAEHDGEGRGKSPVTQFDKDDVEAVGLVKFDFLGLRTLTIIDWAVKAINVRRAAAGEAPLDITALPLDDRASYELFARGDTVAVFQFESRGMRELLKRAQPDTFEDIIALAALFRPGPLGSGMDKDWVDRKHGREAVTYPHESLEPVLSPTYGVIVYQEQVMQIAQVMAGYSLGGADLLRRAMGKKKAEEMAKERAKFEAGCEERGIPARIASPIFDLMEKFAEYGFNKSHSAAYALVAYQTAWLKVHYPAEFMAAVLSSDMDNTDKVTGFLDECRVMGLEVLPPDVDASAYMFEAVAPGVIRYGIGAVKGVGRGACESIVDARRAGPFNDLLDFCKRVDGNKLNRRTVEALIMAGALDKLGKNRASLMLQLPEVLKATDQLARERAAGQVSLFGGGDTAVPALKLDLPETDEYPLGHLLNGERETLGHYLSGHPFDPYRDELHALTGHDLGDLEKIWENRPESARSGWRPELETVVAGQVVGLRKKGDSQMFVQIEDGRGRLEVAFFSETYSDYATLLTRDRLLVIQGGLREDAFSGGFALKAARCWDYEQICATHAKRLSLRLDLRVPGTWNRVDALLAKHRPGKTPIRVDLIKAGAAGMLDLNGSSSVRVDAELVGTLKAVPGVKAVKLALGRPWG, from the coding sequence ATGTCCGCATCGCCCTTCGTACACCTTCACCTCCACAGCGAATTCTCCCTTGCCGACTCCACCATCCGGGTCGGCGAGCTGGTCAAGCGCTGCGTGGAGCTCGAGCAGCCGGCCGTCGCGCTGACCGACCTCAACAACCTGTTCGCCGCGGTCAAGTTCTACCGCAAGGCCGAGGGTGCCGGTATCAAGCCGATCCTGGGCGCCGACATCGGGCTGGCCGACGGCAACGAGACGCCGTCGCGGCTGACCCTGCTGTGCCGGGACCACGAGGGCTACCTCACGCTCTCGCGCCTGCTCAGCCGCATGTGGATGGAAGGCCACCGCATGGACGGCGTGGCGATGCGCCCGGAATGGCTGCGCGAGGACAATGCCGGCCTGTTCGCCCTCGCCGGCCGACAGAGCCTGGCGGGGCGGCTGGCCATGGGCCACCGCCCGGAACTGGCCGAAGCCTGGATCGCCGACTGGCAGGGCGAGTTCGGCGACCGCCTGCACCTTGAGCTGACCCGCACCGGCCGCGAGGGTGAGCAGGTCTTCAACGACCTCGCCCTGCACCTGTCGGGCAAGCGCGGCCTGCCGGTGGTCGCCAGCAACGACGCGCGCTTCCTGCATGCCGACGGCTTCGAGGCGCACGAGGCGCGCGTGTGCATCTCCACCGGCCGCGTGCTCGACGACCCGAAGCGGCCGAAGGAGTACAGCCCCGAGCAGTACCTGCGCTCGTCCGAGGAAATGGCGCGGCTGTTCGCCGACGTGCCCGACGCGATCGACAACGCGGTCGCACTGGCCACCCGCTGCAATGTCGAGATGCAGCTGGGCACCTATTACCTGCCCGCCTTCCCGGTGCCCGACGACCACACCATCGAGTCCTGGCTGCGCAGCCAGTCGCGCGAGGGGCTGGCCCAGCGGCTGGAGAAGGCGCCGCTGGCCGAGGGACGGACGCGCCAGGACTACGAGGAGCGCCTGGAAACCGAGCTCGACGTCATCATCAAGATGGGGTTCCCCGGTTACTTCCTGATCGTTGCGGACTTCATCAACTGGGGCAAGGAACAGGGCATCCCGGTCGGGCCGGGCCGTGGTTCCGGTGCCGGCTCGCTGGTGGCGTGGGCGCTGGGCATCACCGACCTGGACCCGCTGCCGTACGACCTGCTGTTCGAGCGCTTCCTCAACCCCGAACGCGTGTCGATGCCCGACTTCGACATCGACTTCTGCATGGACCGGCGCGACGAGGTCATCGACTACGTCGCCCGCAAGTACGGCCGCGACCGGGTCAGCCAGATCATCACCTACGGCACCATGGCCGCGAAGGCCGTGGTGCGCGACGCCGGCCGCGTGCTCGGCCACCCGTACGGCTTCGTCGACGGCATCGCCAAGCTGATCCCCAACACGCTGGGCATCAGTCTCGACGATGCGCTCGGTGAATCGGAGGCCTCGCACAAGAACCCGATGCTGGCCTCGACCGACCTGATCGAGCGCTACCAGCGCGAGGACGAGGTCCGCGACCTGCTCGACCTCGCCCGCTCGCTCGAGGACCTCACCCGCAACGCCGGCAAGCACGCCGGCGGCGTGGTCATCGCGCCCAGCCCGCTGCACGACTTCTGCCCGCTGTTCGCCGAACACGACGGAGAAGGCCGCGGCAAGAGCCCGGTCACCCAGTTCGACAAGGACGACGTCGAAGCCGTCGGCCTGGTGAAGTTCGACTTCCTCGGCCTGCGCACGCTGACGATCATCGACTGGGCGGTGAAGGCCATCAACGTCCGGCGCGCCGCCGCCGGCGAAGCACCGCTCGACATCACGGCGCTGCCGCTGGACGACCGCGCCAGCTACGAGCTGTTCGCACGCGGCGACACCGTCGCGGTGTTCCAGTTCGAATCGCGCGGCATGCGCGAGCTGCTCAAGCGTGCCCAGCCCGACACCTTCGAGGACATCATCGCGCTGGCCGCCTTGTTCCGCCCCGGCCCGCTCGGCTCGGGGATGGACAAGGACTGGGTCGACCGCAAGCACGGCCGCGAGGCCGTCACCTATCCGCATGAATCGCTGGAACCGGTGCTGTCGCCGACCTACGGCGTCATCGTGTACCAGGAACAGGTGATGCAGATCGCCCAGGTGATGGCCGGCTACTCGCTCGGCGGCGCCGACCTGCTGCGCCGCGCGATGGGCAAGAAGAAAGCCGAGGAGATGGCCAAGGAGCGGGCCAAGTTCGAGGCCGGCTGCGAGGAGCGCGGCATCCCGGCGCGCATCGCCAGCCCGATCTTCGACCTGATGGAGAAGTTCGCCGAGTACGGCTTCAACAAGTCGCACTCGGCCGCCTACGCGCTGGTCGCCTACCAGACCGCCTGGCTGAAGGTGCACTACCCGGCCGAGTTCATGGCCGCGGTGCTGTCGTCGGACATGGACAACACCGACAAGGTCACCGGCTTCCTCGACGAATGCCGGGTGATGGGATTGGAGGTGCTGCCGCCGGACGTCGACGCGTCGGCCTACATGTTCGAGGCCGTGGCGCCCGGCGTGATCCGCTACGGCATCGGCGCGGTGAAGGGCGTCGGCCGCGGCGCGTGCGAGTCGATCGTCGATGCGCGCCGTGCGGGCCCGTTCAACGACCTGCTCGACTTCTGCAAGCGCGTCGACGGCAACAAGCTCAACCGCCGCACCGTCGAGGCGCTGATCATGGCAGGTGCGCTCGACAAGCTCGGGAAGAACCGCGCCAGCCTGATGCTGCAGCTGCCCGAGGTACTCAAGGCGACCGACCAGCTCGCCCGCGAACGCGCCGCCGGCCAGGTGTCACTGTTCGGCGGCGGCGACACCGCGGTCCCGGCACTGAAGCTCGACCTGCCCGAGACCGACGAATACCCGCTCGGCCACCTGCTGAACGGCGAGCGCGAGACGCTGGGCCACTACCTCAGCGGCCACCCGTTCGACCCCTATCGAGACGAACTGCACGCCCTCACCGGCCATGACCTCGGCGACCTCGAGAAGATCTGGGAGAACCGCCCCGAGTCCGCCCGCAGCGGCTGGCGCCCCGAGCTGGAAACCGTGGTCGCCGGCCAGGTCGTCGGCCTGCGCAAGAAGGGCGACAGCCAGATGTTCGTGCAGATCGAGGACGGCCGCGGCCGGTTGGAGGTCGCCTTCTTCTCCGAAACCTACAGCGACTACGCCACCCTGCTGACCCGCGACCGCCTGCTCGTGATCCAGGGCGGCCTACGCGAGGACGCGTTCAGCGGCGGCTTCGCCCTCAAGGCCGCGCGCTGCTGGGATTACGAGCAGATCTGCGCGACCCACGCCAAGCGGTTGTCGCTAAGGCTGGACCTGCGCGTGCCGGGGACGTGGAACCGGGTGGATGCGCTGCTGGCAAAGCACCGTCCCGGCAAGACGCCTATCCGCGTTGACCTGATCAAAGCGGGGGCCGCGGGAATGCTGGATTTGAATGGCAGCAGCTCGGTGCGGGTGGATGCGGAGCTGGTGGGAACGTTGAAGGCGGTACCGGGGGTCAAAGCGGTGAAGCTGGCGCTTGGGCGGCCTTGGGGGTAA
- a CDS encoding YkvA family protein, whose protein sequence is MQFLRSLKARARELKQFTLVAYYAARDPRTPIVARVLALLVAAYALSPIDLIPDFIPVLGYLDDIVLVPLGLALVIRLLPDDVLASARQQAGRAADRPTSKWAAGVIVVVWLLVLAWLGHWLVGAIGR, encoded by the coding sequence ATGCAATTCCTCCGATCACTTAAGGCGCGCGCCAGGGAACTGAAGCAGTTCACGCTGGTCGCGTATTACGCCGCGCGGGACCCGCGAACGCCGATAGTGGCGCGCGTGTTGGCGCTGCTGGTTGCCGCGTATGCGCTGAGTCCCATTGACCTCATCCCGGACTTCATTCCCGTCCTCGGCTATCTCGATGACATCGTGCTCGTCCCGCTGGGGCTGGCGCTGGTCATCCGGTTGTTGCCGGACGACGTGTTGGCGTCCGCGCGCCAGCAAGCCGGGCGCGCGGCGGACCGCCCCACCAGCAAATGGGCGGCTGGGGTGATCGTTGTCGTGTGGTTGCTTGTGCTCGCTTGGCTTGGCCACTGGCTGGTGGGGGCGATAGGTCGCTGA
- a CDS encoding DUF421 domain-containing protein, translating into MDGTMFFDSGTVLVRTVVVGTLAYLALVALLRLAGKRTLSKWNAFDLVVTVAFGSTLATALLSKDTSLAQGVVAFALLVGLQWVITRLSVRYGVFQRWVKAEPRLLSLRGQLRHDALRAERVSESEVRAAVRAHGSTALEDIEAVVLETDGTFSVIGQRGSSASAMSDVQGYCQ; encoded by the coding sequence ATGGACGGCACGATGTTCTTCGACAGCGGCACGGTGCTGGTGCGCACGGTCGTGGTGGGTACCCTCGCCTACCTGGCGCTGGTGGCCCTGTTGCGCCTGGCGGGCAAGCGCACGCTGTCCAAGTGGAACGCGTTCGACCTGGTGGTGACGGTGGCGTTCGGCTCCACCCTGGCCACCGCGTTGCTGTCCAAGGACACCAGCCTGGCCCAGGGCGTGGTCGCGTTCGCACTGCTGGTGGGGCTGCAATGGGTCATCACCCGGTTGTCGGTCCGCTACGGGGTGTTCCAGCGGTGGGTGAAGGCGGAGCCGCGGCTGCTGTCGCTGAGGGGGCAGTTGCGGCACGACGCGCTGCGCGCCGAGCGCGTGTCCGAAAGCGAAGTGCGCGCCGCCGTCCGCGCCCATGGCAGCACGGCGCTTGAAGACATCGAGGCGGTGGTGCTGGAGACCGACGGCACCTTCAGCGTGATCGGGCAGCGAGGCAGCTCGGCGTCGGCGATGTCAGACGTCCAGGGGTATTGCCAATGA